One genomic window of Luteitalea pratensis includes the following:
- a CDS encoding ThuA domain-containing protein, whose protein sequence is MASMTTTATAAVLACSTAGLLIVGPGLHAQGGNRSAIAAALFDGLDGNKDGALSRDEARAGAEQWFTAWKPADATGLTSESVIFGLSGVLPSAGPQCGGRSANPRTPCPGDVDAMVAALPAAAPAKPKAPRKVLVIARAAGYAHSSIPLAARTVEELGKKTGAWATTITYDAADVTEQNLKSYDAIFLASTTGHFLDDPTDAAATAARRKALLDFVRGGKGLAAIHAASDSYHASAKELKAAGPGQTTFASRLANLGPGLDAAVPVGTRMVTDGDANSDKMLSREEITALVATWFDKADTQKIGRVTQADFVKAYDTLMPPPPPATPRAPRVGNGQAKATDLGPDDQVGTWPEFNTLLGGFFKFHWNDGQSITYKIDDPRSPLTAPFKGKTPFVVADETYTFGREVYSRKNLRVLTSVDMAAMSAEDKAKEQFPRPDGDTALSWIRAEQKGRVFYMSHGHNEKVYANPVLLQHLLAGIQFVIGDLPADSSPSSK, encoded by the coding sequence ATGGCATCCATGACAACCACGGCGACGGCCGCGGTGCTCGCCTGCTCGACGGCGGGGCTGCTGATCGTCGGACCCGGGCTGCACGCACAAGGCGGCAACCGCAGCGCCATCGCGGCGGCGCTGTTCGACGGCCTCGACGGCAACAAGGACGGCGCGCTCTCGCGCGACGAGGCACGGGCGGGCGCCGAGCAGTGGTTCACCGCGTGGAAGCCAGCCGACGCGACCGGCCTCACCAGCGAGTCGGTGATTTTCGGCCTGTCGGGGGTGCTGCCCTCTGCCGGTCCCCAGTGCGGCGGACGCAGCGCGAACCCGCGCACCCCGTGTCCGGGCGACGTCGACGCGATGGTCGCTGCGCTGCCGGCCGCGGCTCCGGCCAAGCCGAAGGCACCGCGCAAGGTGCTGGTGATCGCGCGTGCGGCGGGGTACGCGCACTCGTCCATCCCGCTCGCGGCTCGCACCGTCGAGGAACTCGGCAAGAAGACGGGCGCCTGGGCCACCACGATCACCTACGACGCGGCGGACGTCACCGAGCAGAACCTGAAATCCTACGACGCGATCTTCCTCGCGAGCACCACCGGTCACTTCCTCGACGATCCCACCGACGCCGCGGCCACGGCGGCACGCCGCAAGGCATTGCTCGACTTCGTGCGCGGCGGCAAGGGGCTGGCCGCCATCCATGCTGCCTCGGACTCCTACCATGCCAGCGCCAAGGAACTGAAGGCGGCTGGACCGGGCCAGACCACCTTTGCCTCGCGGCTCGCGAATCTCGGTCCGGGCCTCGACGCAGCGGTGCCGGTCGGCACGCGGATGGTCACCGATGGTGACGCCAACAGCGACAAGATGCTGTCTCGCGAGGAGATCACTGCGTTGGTCGCGACGTGGTTCGACAAGGCGGATACGCAGAAGATCGGGCGCGTCACGCAGGCCGACTTCGTGAAGGCGTACGACACGCTCATGCCGCCGCCCCCACCGGCCACGCCGCGTGCGCCACGCGTCGGCAACGGCCAGGCCAAGGCCACCGATCTCGGCCCCGACGACCAGGTCGGCACGTGGCCCGAGTTCAACACGCTGCTCGGCGGCTTCTTCAAGTTCCACTGGAACGATGGGCAGTCGATCACCTACAAGATCGACGATCCCCGCAGCCCGCTGACCGCGCCCTTCAAGGGCAAAACGCCGTTTGTCGTGGCCGACGAGACGTACACGTTCGGCCGCGAGGTCTATTCGCGCAAGAACCTGCGCGTGCTCACGAGCGTGGACATGGCCGCGATGTCGGCCGAGGACAAGGCCAAGGAGCAGTTTCCGCGGCCCGACGGCGACACCGCGCTCAGCTGGATACGGGCCGAGCAGAAGGGGCGCGTCTTCTACATGTCGCACGGCCACAATGAGAAGGTCTACGCCAACCCGGTGCTCCTGCAGCACCTGCTGGCGGGGATCCAGTTCGTCATCGGCGATTTGCCGGCCGACAGCAGTCCGAGCAGCAAGTAA